Proteins co-encoded in one Centropristis striata isolate RG_2023a ecotype Rhode Island chromosome 24, C.striata_1.0, whole genome shotgun sequence genomic window:
- the dpp4 gene encoding dipeptidyl peptidase 4 codes for MVGPLTQVLVQVQVSWGKVVLGVCGVALVVVLIAVPTAIFLKEEKEGSMKGRPFTLDDVFNSSMRPKSFSMRWISDHEYLNKSGDDVFLHNLLTGASSQLLSKETFEEKNAHDYLLSADHKYVAFMSNRSKLWRHSFTASYSLFDLTAGKFLPADIPDEVQYFSWAPEGNKLAYVWKENVYLKSSPENPPTQITFNGEENRILNGIPDWVYEEEMFSSSQGLWWSPGGMFVAYAEFNDTEVHHIEYSWYGDNQYPSTVSIPYPKPGTPNPTVRLYVVDSDNTTAITQVHVPDSFSSSEHYLATVTWATDDRIAVQWLKRVQNHLILQIYNFSGSSWDHDEHLVVTSTSGWVGRFSPSEPVFSADKSSYYLLKSGAEKYIHLHHVVDGKATQITSGKWEVIDILKVTADSVYYSSNKEKNQPGGRNVYRWTKGEHHCVTCVLPKDSCQYNSAYFSRDASFYRMSCSGPGVPYHTLMDNKNNKQLSVLEDNKAFSSLISDIQMPTMRRGTIRIGEYELWYQMFLPPGFDESKKYPLLIDVYAGPCSQKVDFLYRVSWSTYLASTEKVIVASFDGRGSGYQGDELMHAIYKRLGTFEVEDQITAAREFIKLGFIDQQRVAIWGWSYGGYVTSMALGSGSRVFSCGMAVAPVSKWVYYDSIYTERYMLEPTDNSLYYNSTVTERAKNFHSVEYLLVHGTADDNVHFQQAAEISEALVDEQVDFEAMWYTDKDHGLGGSAYQHVYTHMSHFLQRCFKLNN; via the exons ATGGTGGGTCCACTCACACAGGTtctggtccaggtccag gtgtccTGGGGGAAGGTGGTGCTGGGGGTCTGCGGGGTGGCGCTGGTGGTGGTCCTGATCGCGGTTCCCACGGCGATCTTCCTCAAAG aggagaaggaggggagcaTGAAGGGACGACCTTTCACCCTGGACGACGTCTTCAACAGCTCCATGAGGCCAAAGTCCTTCAGCATGAGGTGGATCTCAG ATCACGAGTATCTGAATAAGAGCGGAGACGACGTCTTCCTGCACAACCTGCTGACCGGAGCGTCCTCACAGCTCCTCAGCAAGGAGACCTTC GAAGAGAAAAATGCTCATGACTACCTGCTGTCTGCTGACCACAAATATGTTGCCTTCATGAGCAACCGATCAAAG CTGTGGCGTCATTCATTCACCGCTTCATATTCTCTGTTCGACCTGACGGCAGG TAAGTTTCTGCCTGCTGATATTCCTGATGAGGTGCAGTACTTTTCCTGGGCCCCTGAAGGCAACAAACTG gCGTATGTTTGGAAAGAGAACGTGTACCTGAAGAGCAGCCCGGAGAACCCTCCAACACAGATCACCTTCAACGGGGAGGAGAACCGCATCCTCAACGGGATCCCAGACTGGGTCTACGAGG AGGAGATGTTCTCCTCCAGCCAGGGTCTGTGGTGGTCTCCTGGAGGGATGTTTGTGGCGTACGCCGAGTTCAACGACACGGAGGTTCACCACATCGAGTACTCGTGGTACGGAGACAACCAGTACCCCAGCACCGTGTCCATCCCCTACCCCAAG CCAGGTACGCCCAACCCCACCGTCAGACTCTACGTGGTCGACTCGGACAACACAACAGCCATCACCCAAGTCCATGTTCCAGACTCGTTCAGCTCCAG TGAACACTACTTGGCCACGGTGACGTGGGCGACAGATGACCGGATCGCTGTCCAATGGCTGAAGAGAGTCCAGAACCACCTGATCCTGCAGATCTACAACTTCTCTGGGTCCAGCTGGGATCATGACGAG catctGGTGGTGACGAGTACCTCGGGTTGGGTTGGACGG TTCTCTCCATCAGAACCAGTTTTCTCTGCAGACAAAAGCAGCTATTACCTGCTGAAGAGCGGAGCAGAGAAGTACATCCACCTCCACCACGTAGTCGAT GGCAAAGCAACACAGATCACGTCTGGAAAATGGGAAGTCATCGACATCCTGAAAGTGACTGCAGATAGTGT ATATTACTCCAGTAACAAAGAGAAGAACCAGCCTGGAGGAAGAAACGTCTACAG gtggaCTAAAGGGGAGCACCACTGTGTGACTTGTGTCCTCCCTAAAGACTCGTGTCAGTATAACTCGGCGTATTTCAGCCGCGACGCGTCGTTCTACCGGATGAGCTGCAGCG GTCCTGGCGTTCCTTATCACACGCTCATggacaacaagaacaacaaac AGCTCAGTGTTCTGGAGGATAATAAAGCCTTCAGCAGCCTGATCTCTGACATCCAGATGCCCACCATGCGCCGAGGAACCATCCGGATCGGAGAATACG AACTGTGGTACCAGATGTTTCTGCCTCCAGGCTTCGACGAGTCCAAGAAGTATCCGTTACTGATCGACGT GTACGCGGGCCCCTGCAGCCAGAAGGTGGACTTCCTGTACCGGGTCAGCTGGTCCACGTACCTGGCCAGCACGGAGAAAGTCATCGTGGCGAGCTTCGACGGAAGAGGAAGCGGTTACCAAGGAGACGAGCTAATGCACGCCATCTACAAACGTCTGGGAACCTTCGAGGTGGAAGATCAGATAACGGCGGCCAG GGAATTCATCAAGCTGGGATTCATTGACCAGCAGCGAGTGGCTATCTGGGGCTGG TCCTACGGAGGATACGTGACGTCAATGGCCCTGGGCTCCGGCAGCCGAGTCTTCAGCTGCGGCATGGCCGTCGCTCCCGTCTCCAAATGGGTTTATTACG ATTCCATCTACACGGAGCGATACATGCTGGAGCCAACAGACAACTCCCTCTACTAC aacTCCACAGTGACTGAACGAGCAAAGAACTTCCACTCAGTTGAATATCTGCTGGTTCACGGGACGGCCGACG ATAACGTTCACTTCCAGCAGGCGGCGGAGATCTCTGAGGCTCTGGTGGACGAGCAGGTCGACTTTGAGGCCATG TGGTACACGGATAAAGACCACGGGCTGGGAGGCTCCGCCTACCAACACGTCTACACACACATGAGTCACTTCCTGCAGCGATGCTTcaaattaaacaattaa